From the Clostridia bacterium genome, one window contains:
- the aroA gene encoding 3-phosphoshikimate 1-carboxyvinyltransferase, producing the protein MKIALSPSSLAGAIDAPLSKSYAHRLLIAAALSGGSLRFGDSADAFHTATGLSELGFAADFSGDSVRFGAFKKKEGVSLVHVGESGSTLRFLLPLAAALGVSAEFVAEGRLGERPMGALVSCLASHGVTATALSVSGRLASGLFEIDATVSSQFVTGLLMALPILSGDSELRLVGKLVSSPYVEITLEVLRQAGIEIEKNGGSFLIRGNQTYRLETSVVQGDYSGAAFFLAAGALGEGVSVRGLTPSSAQGDKAIVSVLKQAGAVVKEENGAVTVRKGEMRPFTVDIEKIPDLAPILSVVAAFLPGESVLESVARLKDKESDRLLAIRDMLKKAGIRSEEEGDSLRIFGGKPRGAAFGAFSDHRMAMSEAVLAAFAEGNSEIDDGACVKKSYAAFWRDYETCGGKYEVER; encoded by the coding sequence ATGAAAATCGCGCTTTCTCCTTCTTCTCTTGCGGGTGCGATCGACGCGCCTCTCTCGAAATCGTACGCGCATCGCCTTTTGATCGCGGCGGCGCTTTCGGGCGGCAGCCTTCGTTTCGGCGATTCCGCGGACGCGTTTCACACCGCCACGGGGCTTTCCGAGCTCGGATTCGCCGCGGACTTCTCGGGCGATTCCGTTCGCTTCGGCGCTTTTAAGAAGAAAGAGGGCGTTTCTCTCGTCCACGTCGGCGAGAGCGGCAGCACGCTTCGTTTTCTGCTTCCCTTGGCGGCGGCGCTCGGCGTGAGCGCGGAATTCGTCGCGGAGGGAAGGCTCGGAGAGCGGCCGATGGGCGCGCTCGTCTCTTGCCTCGCGTCTCACGGAGTCACCGCGACCGCGCTTTCCGTTTCCGGTCGGCTCGCTTCGGGTCTGTTCGAGATCGACGCGACGGTCAGTTCGCAATTCGTAACGGGGCTTTTGATGGCGCTTCCGATCCTTTCGGGCGACAGCGAGCTCAGGCTCGTCGGCAAGCTCGTTTCTTCGCCCTACGTCGAGATCACGCTCGAAGTGCTTCGACAGGCGGGGATCGAGATCGAAAAAAATGGCGGTTCTTTCTTGATTCGAGGGAATCAAACCTATCGACTCGAAACGTCCGTCGTTCAAGGCGACTATTCGGGCGCGGCGTTCTTTTTGGCGGCGGGCGCGCTCGGAGAGGGCGTCTCCGTCCGAGGGCTTACTCCGTCTTCCGCGCAGGGAGATAAAGCGATCGTATCCGTCTTGAAGCAAGCGGGCGCGGTCGTCAAGGAAGAAAACGGGGCCGTTACCGTTCGCAAAGGGGAAATGCGCCCCTTTACGGTGGATATCGAAAAGATCCCCGACCTCGCGCCGATCCTGTCCGTCGTCGCGGCGTTTTTGCCGGGCGAGAGCGTCCTTGAAAGCGTGGCTCGGCTGAAAGATAAAGAAAGCGACCGCCTGCTTGCAATCCGCGATATGCTGAAAAAAGCGGGGATCCGCTCGGAAGAAGAGGGCGATTCGCTCCGCATCTTCGGCGGAAAACCGAGGGGCGCGGCGTTCGGCGCATTTTCCGATCACCGAATGGCGATGTCGGAAGCCGTCCTTGCGGCGTTTGCGGAAGGAAACAGCGAGATCGACGACGGCGCTTGCGTTAAAAAATCGTACGCGGCGTTTTGGCGCGATTACGAAACGTGCGGAGGTAAGTATGAAGTGGAAAGGTGA
- the aroC gene encoding chorismate synthase — MKWKGDVISFEVYGTSHAPEVGVRAKGFPAVSLDGERLARFMERRKAKNSVYSTKRIEADAPEITVGGEFCAIIKNSNVRSGDYSELFGIPRPSHADYAAHLMDGRLDFSGGGEFSGRLTAPLCALGFAAKELLAEKGVRVSAWVRSIGKAQGASYESGLTEEMLSAGEKGIWAPEGEKEMLEEVERAAAEKDSVGGEIQCAATGLPGAIGGGVFGSLEGKIASLCYLIPAVKGVSFGKGFALAEMRGSEANDPLRVVGGEIRIVKNDAGGINGGLSNGNPVTLSVAFRPTPSIGKAQNSVDLRTKTDRTIEIKGRHDACIVPRAVPVVESAVAIALLDALLASERAKCENRAGDLDALRTQIDEVDQELCALLSRRFDVVRAIGEVKKEKGLPVLNEAREKAVLEKVRARAEKADEADAFAAVYQTIMTEAKKLEK; from the coding sequence ATGAAGTGGAAAGGTGACGTCATATCGTTTGAAGTCTACGGAACGTCCCACGCGCCCGAAGTCGGCGTGCGGGCGAAAGGTTTTCCCGCGGTTTCGCTCGACGGGGAAAGACTCGCGCGCTTTATGGAGCGCCGCAAGGCGAAAAACTCCGTCTATTCGACGAAGCGGATCGAAGCGGACGCGCCCGAGATCACGGTTGGCGGGGAATTTTGCGCGATCATCAAAAATTCGAACGTTCGCAGCGGCGATTACTCCGAGCTTTTCGGGATCCCCCGTCCTTCTCACGCCGATTACGCGGCGCACCTTATGGACGGCAGGCTCGATTTCTCGGGCGGCGGCGAATTCAGCGGCAGATTGACCGCGCCTCTTTGCGCGCTCGGTTTCGCGGCGAAGGAACTCTTGGCGGAAAAGGGCGTGCGCGTGTCCGCGTGGGTCCGCTCGATCGGGAAAGCGCAGGGCGCAAGCTACGAAAGCGGGTTGACCGAAGAAATGCTCTCCGCGGGGGAGAAAGGAATTTGGGCGCCCGAAGGCGAAAAGGAAATGCTTGAAGAGGTCGAAAGAGCGGCGGCGGAAAAAGATTCGGTCGGCGGCGAGATCCAATGCGCGGCGACGGGGCTCCCGGGAGCGATCGGCGGCGGGGTCTTCGGCTCTCTCGAAGGGAAGATCGCTTCGCTTTGCTATCTGATCCCCGCGGTCAAAGGCGTTTCGTTCGGAAAGGGTTTCGCGCTCGCCGAAATGCGCGGCTCGGAGGCGAACGATCCGCTGCGCGTTGTCGGCGGCGAGATCAGGATCGTTAAGAACGACGCGGGCGGGATCAACGGCGGACTCAGCAACGGGAACCCCGTGACCCTCTCCGTCGCGTTTCGTCCCACGCCCTCGATCGGAAAAGCGCAGAACTCGGTCGATCTCCGGACGAAAACCGATCGGACGATCGAGATCAAAGGGCGTCACGACGCGTGTATCGTGCCGCGGGCGGTTCCCGTCGTCGAATCGGCGGTCGCGATCGCGCTTTTGGACGCGCTTCTCGCAAGCGAGCGAGCGAAATGCGAAAATAGGGCGGGCGATCTCGACGCGCTCAGAACGCAAATAGACGAAGTGGATCAAGAGCTTTGCGCGCTTTTGTCGCGGCGATTTGATGTCGTTCGCGCGATCGGAGAAGTCAAAAAGGAAAAGGGCCTTCCCGTCTTGAACGAGGCGCGGGAAAAAGCCGTCCTCGAAAAGGTTCGCGCCCGCGCGGAAAAGGCGGACGAGGCGGACGCTTTCGCCGCCGTCTATCAGACGATCATGACGGAAGCGAAGAAACTTGAAAAGTAA
- a CDS encoding prephenate dehydrogenase, with the protein MIKKIGIVGLGLMGASFGRLLVREGYEVFGWDRSPSVMEKALLAKAYSEPLTKETAKTLDLLVIAIYPRDFEEAARAYLPFMKEGAAVLDFCGDKRVVTRAMKKLSAEYPSVFFCGGHPMAGREYSGVEHSSVRLFDGASMIFVPVTENLFALSELKKFFMDLGFGGVVVTTAENHDKMIAYTSQLCHIVSNAFIKSETAKTHGGYSAGSYRDLTRVARLSPDMWSALMTDNAEYLKEELDGLIRNLQKYSDALGAKDETALRDLLAEGDQIKREIDKK; encoded by the coding sequence ATGATCAAAAAAATCGGCATCGTCGGTCTCGGGCTGATGGGCGCCTCGTTCGGCAGGCTCCTCGTTCGGGAAGGATATGAAGTTTTCGGATGGGATAGATCTCCGTCCGTTATGGAAAAAGCGCTCCTCGCGAAAGCCTATTCGGAGCCTTTGACGAAAGAGACCGCGAAAACGTTGGATCTCCTCGTTATTGCGATCTATCCGCGCGATTTCGAAGAAGCGGCGAGGGCTTACCTCCCCTTTATGAAAGAGGGCGCGGCTGTCCTCGATTTCTGCGGCGATAAGCGCGTCGTAACCCGCGCGATGAAGAAACTTTCCGCGGAATATCCGTCCGTCTTTTTCTGCGGCGGGCATCCGATGGCGGGCAGAGAGTACAGCGGCGTGGAGCATAGTTCCGTCCGCTTGTTCGACGGCGCGTCGATGATCTTCGTCCCCGTGACGGAGAATCTTTTCGCGCTTTCCGAACTCAAAAAGTTCTTTATGGATCTCGGTTTCGGCGGCGTCGTCGTTACGACGGCGGAGAATCACGATAAAATGATCGCCTACACGTCTCAGCTTTGCCATATCGTTTCCAATGCGTTTATCAAGAGCGAGACCGCGAAGACGCACGGCGGATATTCGGCGGGCAGTTACCGCGACCTGACGCGCGTCGCGAGGCTTTCTCCCGATATGTGGAGCGCGCTGATGACGGATAACGCGGAATATCTGAAAGAAGAGCTCGACGGGTTGATCCGCAATTTGCAAAAGTATTCCGACGCGCTCGGCGCGAAGGATGAGACCGCGCTCCGCGACCTTCTCGCGGAAGGGGATCAAATCAAACGGGAGATCGATAAAAAATGA